One window from the genome of Grus americana isolate bGruAme1 chromosome 2, bGruAme1.mat, whole genome shotgun sequence encodes:
- the XCR1 gene encoding chemokine XC receptor 1, translated as MDEEYYPPYSDGNYSYAYSSNESNVCEMGNYFVFHTHLTTVLYTLAFLLSLLGNTLVLWILFKYENLTSLTNVSIMNLCVSDLVFSCMLPFWAVDQSFGWIFGEFLCKAVNAVFSIGYYSGVFFLTITTILRYLFVVNPLSTWRSQTEWCGFLMSLAVWTGSILIVVPEVIHTTVQETLEGYKICDYADLKWKKVDIYQRNVLFLLSFGVIGFCYFKILIILLRARSHRKHRTVKLILIIVVAFFLSWAPYNILSFLITFPPPTCQYQKDSNLAFHISRKIAFSHCCLNPVLYVFVGVKFKRHLLRLSSQCLPCGNGQASSPRICSQDKFHYEDASIY; from the coding sequence ATGGATGAAGAATATTATCCACCCTATTCAGATGGTAATTATTCATATGCATACTCTTCTAATGAAAGCAATGTCTGTGAAATGGGCAACTATTTTGTATTTCACACCCATCTCACTACCGTCCTCTATACTCTGGCATTTTTGCTCAGCCTGCTAGGAAACACTCTGGTGTTATGGATCCTATTCAAATATGAAAACCTTACATCTTTAACGAACGTCTCCATCATGAATCTCTGTGTCTCTGACTTAGTCTTCTCCTGCATGCTGCCTTTCTGGGCAGTGGACCAGTCCTTTGGGTGGATTTTTGGTGAGTTCCTTTGCAAAGCAGTGAATGCTGTTTTCTCCATCGGCTACTACAGcggtgttttctttttgactatCACGACTATCCTGCGGTACTTGTTCGTAGTGAACCCTCTTTCCACTTGGAGATCCCAGACGGAATGGTGTGGTTTTCTGATGAGCTTGGCTGTTTGGACTGGTAGCATATTAATTGTGGTTCCTGAGGTGATTCACACGACAGTGCAAGAAACTTTGGAAGGGTACAAGATCTGTGATTATGCTgacttgaaatggaaaaaggtGGACATTTATCAGAGAAATGTACTCTTCCTGCTTTCCTTTGGGGTTATTGGATTCTGTTACTTCAAGATACTGATAATCCTGCTCAGAGCAAGATCTCACAGAAAGCACAGAACTGTGAAACTCATCCTTATTATTGTGGTGGCGTTTTTCCTGAGCTGGGCACCTTACAACATCCTCAGCTTTCTGATTACTTTTCCACCACCTACCTGTCAGTATCAAAAAGACTCCAACCTCGCTTTTCACATCAGCCGTAAAATTGCTTTCTCCCACTGCTGCCTCAACCCTGTGCTCTACGTATTTGTTGGAGTCAAGTTCAAGAGGCATTTGTTACGTTTAAGCAGTCAGTGTTTACCCTGTGGCAATGGTCAAGCCTCCAGCCCCAGAATCTGCTCTCAAGACAAATTCCACTATGAAGATGCGTCCATCTACTGA